CGGTCGCCGCCGGAAGCTTAATTATTCGACTCCTGCTAGAATTGAATTAATTTCTAACTTGTTTCTAGTTTGTACTACAAGGTAATCGATCACACACACGGGGCTCGCATTCGCATTCCATAGGTACAGTTTGGTTCGCGGGCGGGGGACGGTTGAACCGTTCGAGTCAGCGTCGTAGAGGATTCGAGGTGTGGAGGGAGGCATCGCGCATCCGATCCTTCACAACTTCCTGGTGCTCTCGAGCCTGGTGTAGCCGAGGATGCAGTTGGCGTAGGCCACGTTCCGGAGCGCCTTGCCGCGCCACTTGGCGACGCCGGAGCGGAGCGCCTTGAGCAGGCAGTCCGCCGTCCTGAGCACGCCCCTGACGCCCATGGGCAGCGACAGGTAGGGCGCGTTGAAGAGGTGGTACTCGAGGGACGCCGCggcggcctgctgctgctgctgctgctgctggcgcGGCGAGGAGGCCACGAGCATCCGGACGACCTGGCGCGCGAAGCCGGCGCCCAGGGAGTGGCCGCAGACGCAGACGTTCTCGGAGCCGAAGCGGTCGACGGTGGCGCTGAGCGCCTGCGCGGCGCGCGCGAGCCGCGCGGAGCCGCGGAGGCTGTCCCGGGCCAGCAGGCGGAGCCGGTCCTCGACGTCGCGGCGGATGGTGGGGGCGCGCAGCAGCGCGCCGCGGAACGCGACGACGGCGCTGGGCGCGCCGCTCGGGGTCGGGGTCGGGCTGGCTTGGTGGTCGCGCTCGAAGACGGCGCCGAACACGGAGCCGTCGCGGTCGTCCACCAGCTCGTGCGCCAGGCGGAACTGGAACGGCTCCCACCACTGCTGCGCCACCGCCGCCGCGTCGCGCCGCTCCTGCCGCTCCAGCTCCAGCAGGTACACCGCCTCGATCAGGTACGCCATCACCATCCGCCTGTAGTCGTCGTCCCTCCAGCTCGTGTTGGTGAGCTCTGTccatgtagtagtagtagtagcagtcgtCGGGCAGGCCGGGGAGCTCGCTTGCTGCGCCATTGCCGTTGGTGTGTCGTAGGGAATGCGTGGCGGGGGATGCGGGCAATATATACCCCGACCCCGACTCCCCCAGGCCTCACGCCGGAGGGTAGCAGGGGGTGTACAGGATGACGCCGAATTTGCTTAGCTAGTGCCTAGTGGAGCAAAGCCCCCGTGGCCTTTTTTTTAATTGCCGGGAATAAATAAAAGGGCAGAACAAAGCGCGATCGTCCGGGGGCCGTCCCCTCCTTTGTTCTCAGTTGGACTGAATCGACTGGATCGGACCGCACACGAGATCTCGATCGGTCGGCATCTGGCGCGGGTGGATGGCAGCCAACGCGAGCAATAGTTGCCGCCAGGCTGCAAAGGCGGGAGGGCGAGGCACGACGGACGATAATGCGCTTTTGGGCAGGGAGCATATATTCGGCCTGGCACCGTACTAAGGCGTGCACCGTACCAAGGACGGACGATGGTGAAGGAACGAATCATTTCGCGTGGGCGTCGTATGACAGGTAGGTCAGGTCAGGCTGCGGGGACAGACAGCATGGATCTCTAATGTTGTATATCCATCTGCCTGACGCCTGCGGGGTGCCGGCTAGCTAGCTGCGGCCTGGCATGGTTGCTCCGCCTGTTGCCGTGGTTGGTGTCGTCACGCAACGGCGATCGACGGGTATCGGTGAG
This portion of the Zea mays cultivar B73 chromosome 2, Zm-B73-REFERENCE-NAM-5.0, whole genome shotgun sequence genome encodes:
- the LOC100281956 gene encoding triacylglycerol lipase, which encodes MAQQASSPACPTTATTTTTWTELTNTSWRDDDYRRMVMAYLIEAVYLLELERQERRDAAAVAQQWWEPFQFRLAHELVDDRDGSVFGAVFERDHQASPTPTPSGAPSAVVAFRGALLRAPTIRRDVEDRLRLLARDSLRGSARLARAAQALSATVDRFGSENVCVCGHSLGAGFARQVVRMLVASSPRQQQQQQQQAAAASLEYHLFNAPYLSLPMGVRGVLRTADCLLKALRSGVAKWRGKALRNVAYANCILGYTRLESTRKL